From one Trifolium pratense cultivar HEN17-A07 linkage group LG1, ARS_RC_1.1, whole genome shotgun sequence genomic stretch:
- the LOC123888715 gene encoding putative nuclease HARBI1, giving the protein MTSLEALAMFLWSCAHSETNRNIQNKFGKSGETVSRKFTEVLESLCLLAKEIVRPPDFNFVEIPSKIKDDRRYWPYFEGCIGAIDGTHISAIVPTKDQIRYIGIKGYPTQNVMLVCNFDMLFTFVVVGWPGTAHDTRILSSVIEEMKSVFPHPPEGKYYLVDVGYPNMKGYLSPYKGERYHIPDFRDGSPAEGIREVFNHAHSSLRNVIERTIGV; this is encoded by the exons ATGACATCATTGGAGGCACTTGCTATGTTTCTTTGGAGTTGTGCGCATAGTGAAACTAATCGAAATATTCAAAATAAGTTTGGAAAGTCAGGAGAGACCGTAAGTAGGAAGTTTACTGAAGTTCTAGAAAGTTTATGTTTACTAGCAAAAGAAATTGTTAGGCCTCCAGATTTTAACTTTGTAGAAATTCCATCCAAAATCAAGGATGATCGAAGGTATTGGCCATACTTTGAAGGGTGCATCGGTGCTATAGATGGAACACATATTTCTGCAATTGTTCCCACTAAAGATCAAATTCGCTATATTGGCATAAAGGGATATCCAACACAAAACGTCATGTTAGTGTGTAACTTTGATATGTTATtcacttttgttgttgttggatggCCTGGTACTGCACATGACACTCGTATTCTTTCGTCAGTTattgaagaaatgaaaagtGTTTTCCCTCATCCTCCTGAAG gAAAGTACTATTTGGTTGATGTTGGATATCCAAACATGAAAGGATATTTATCACCATATAAAGGTGAAAGATATCATATTCCTGATTTTAGAGATGGAAGTCCAGCAGAAGGCATACGTGAAGTATTCAATCATGCACATTCTTCATTGAGAAATGTCATTGAAAGAACAATTGGCGTTTGA